The following DNA comes from Ascaphus truei isolate aAscTru1 chromosome 1, aAscTru1.hap1, whole genome shotgun sequence.
GGGGTTACATATGAGAGTCCTTCCAACGCAGATACTATAACCTCAGAATGAGTGGGGGGAATTATCGGGCAGTGAGGAATGGGGTTATATAACATACATtatctgtgcatgcaatgtcttgtatataatgtataccctgctcattatgtaactgtatttgtaaccgtgtattatttgtcttaactctgtgcccaggacatacttgaaaacgtgaggtaactctcactgtattacttcctggtaaaataatttataaataaataaataatatactgtaaacaCTTACATATTTCATTTCAGATGTGTTTAGTTGCacctaaagaaaataaatatattgttctgattgcacaaaataaatgtaaatattatCAATGATTACATTCCCCTTATAAAAGGAGACTGCAGAAGTAGCCCTTTATACACTATACACAGGTATATATACCCAGATACCTTACTACCTATTTTGCTGCTAGATTAGTACATTTCCTAATACAACTCATAATGCTGGTATTCCATATATTCACAcattcattcttatacacacactgtcacacacatatacacacacatatatacacacatatacacacacacgcacacacacacacacacatacacacacacacacacacacacacacacacacacacacacacacacacacacacacacacacacacacacacacacacacacacatatatacacacatatacacacacatatacacacgcacacacacacacacacacacacacgctcacatacacacacacacaactgtacTTACAcccagagacacagggagacgtcactgctctcagaaaggtttattattactgtatgaTTACAGCAGAATTAGCAGATAAGCGGGGGGCAGTGGGGGAATAAGAGGGGTTCAGGGGCTTCCCAATCTTCAGCCTGAGCCCATCACCAGCAGCTCCTCTTTAGTGGTCACTTAGTGTCCCCTCTTCCCTGCCCGGTCCTGCAGAAGTAAAGGACCCACACGTGGTGTTTCCAAGTCTCAGATCTCAGGGTCTCTCACacaggagaaacaggacaggggtGCGGGGGGAGAGCACAGGCTTCTTAAAATGGGTTCTCATCACAGCTTGCAGGTATAAGCTTCTGATTATACAGGAGGTATAGGGTATAAAGCAGGAATCATTAAGGACAGGCTGGCGGTGTGCTCGGTGCTTTCCCTGCCAGTCCCTGGGAGCAGcgtgcagggatcaggcaggacagGCTGGCGGTGTGCTCGGTGCTTTCCCTGCCATTCCCTGGGAGCAGcgtgcagggatcaggcaggacagGCTGGCGGTGTGCTCGGTGCTTTCCCTGCCATTCCCTGGGAGCAGcgtgcagggatcaggcaggacagGCTGGCGGTGTGCTCGGTGCTTTCCCTGCCATTCCCTGGGAGCAGcgtgcagggatcaggcaggacagGCTGGCGGTGTGCTCGGTGCTTTCCCTGCCATTCCCTGGGAGCAGCGTGCAGGGAACAGGCAGGACAGGCTGGCGGTCTGCTCGGTGCTTTCCCTGCCATTCCCTGGGAGCAGcgtgcagggatcaggcaggacaggctggcggtgtgctcggtgctttccctgccattccctgggagcagagtgtgcagggatcaggcaggacaggctggcggtgtgctcggtgctttccctgccattccctgggagcagagagaggagtgtgcagggatcaggcaggacaggctggcggtgtgctcggtgctttccctgggagcagtgtgcagggatcaggcaggacaggctggcggtgtgctcggtgctttccctgccattccctgggagcagagagaggagtgtgcagGGATCTGGAGGCTCTGTGTTGGCTGCTCATGCACTGGGACATCTCTTTATTATGACGTGAAGGGCTTCAGAGATTTCAACTTGTCATCCCATTGTATAGTAGCGTAGTTTGGTACGTTATCTCCAGCCACGGCAGCCATCATCTTTCCTTGGTAATGTTCCTTGTCATACAGGATCCAGGCTCCTGACTCCACTTTGTGAGATGAGATCTTGTTATCCATGCCTGACGTTGATATTATGGGCTGTGTGTCCAGCAGGGTGGTCATGGCACCCTTATAGTCCTTGTCCACATACAGATTGATCTTGGGGGTAGACAGGCCACCTCTAATGACCTTCACAGAGGCAATTTTGTTATTGAATTCAGGGATAACGGCATGCTTTCCTTCCTCGTACATCTCAAAGTCTCCTCCATAGTTTATCTCTGTGAAGACTATCCAGGGGTCCCCAGTGATTCGCAGGGATGAGGCTCTCTTCATAAAACTTTGCACTGTCAGGTCTGGGGTACTCTCACGTAGTGAGATGGCTCCGGTTTTACCCTGAAGGTTTACATCGTCAAACAGCTCGATCCTGTTCATCTTTGCGTGTTCCTGGTGGGTGATGTCTCACAGGGTAACAATGTCTCTGAGGCTCAAGGAGAGATAATGTTCTCTCCAAGCAGAGGAGAAAGGATTATATACTCATGTACCTGTGTATGTcactatgtggggggggggggggaggaattaaGATGTCCAAATAGATGTGGGTTTTAATGTtttgacctttcaccttttgttCCTTGCATTGAAAACCAGATAATAACATTTCAGAACACGGACATAATCAGAGAACAGGTTACTTGTTGCTTTGTTTCTTTCCAGAGATAGCGAGTGACATCGTCAATAACAAAATATATGATCTGTAAACCAAACACGGAGGGAAAGAATGTAACCATTTTATCCATTACTAATAATGCAACACATTCCGACTGTGAGCTCGGCTGTTTTAACCCTTCATTCTACCCATGTACAATAAAAGTGCTCAATGAAGATTTCAAGCATAAATATATAGTCTGGGTCCCCCCTAAGTCCCCTTTGGCCCCTTACTTGGCGGCTGGCAGCGGAAGCTGGGGCGAACGTGGCGGTAGACAGTAGCAGGTGCAGGAACCTGCGGGCAGTCAGGAGACTCCTCGGTGGCTTCCTTCAAGATTTCAagcataaataataaatatgctATTGTGACGGTGTGATGTATTGTGACagtgggatgtattgtgacggtgggatgctATTGTGATGGTGGGATGTATTGTGATGGTGGGATGCTATTGTGACGGTGAgatgtattgtgacggtgggatgctattgtgacggtgggatgctATTGTGAtggtgggatgtattgtgacggtgggatgctattgtgacggtgggatgtattgtgatGGTGGGATgctattgtgacggtgggatgtattgtgatGGTGGGATgctattgtgacggtgggatgtattgtgacagtgggatgtattgtgacggtgggatgctATTGTGATGGTGGGATGTATTGTGATGGTGGGATGCTATTGTGACGGTGAgatgtattgtgacggtgggatgctATTGTGAtggtgggatgtattgtgacggtgggatgtattgtgacggtgggatgctATTGTGAtggtgggatgtattgtgacggtgggatgtattgtgacggtgggatgtattgtgacgtGGGATgctattgtgacggtgggatgtattgtgacggtgggatgtattgtgacggtgggatgtattgtgacggtgggatgctATTGTGAtggtgggatgtattgtgacggtgggatgtattgtgacggtgggatgtattgtgacggtgATATGTATTGTGATGGTGGGATgctattgtgacggtgggatgtattgtgacggtgggatgtattgtgacggtgggatgtattgtgacggtgggatgtattgtgacggtgggatgtattgtgacggtgggatgctattgtgacggtgggatgtattgtgacgctgggatgtattgtgacggtgggatgctattgtgacggtgggatgctattgtgacggtgggatgtattgtgatGGTGGGATGaattgtgacggtgggatgtattgtgacggtgggatgtattgtgacggtgggatgtattgtgacggtgggatgctattgtgacggtgggatgtattgtgacggtgggatgtaGCCAGCCTCCATTAATAAAGGCAAGGTCCGGCGGGCTGCCCCTGGAACTGGATGCCAAGGGCTGAAGTCTCAGCTCGAGATTAAATCTGCAAATGAATGAATGTGATGGGCACGGGTAACCAGGCTTCTTAATACAGGGTACGCCCTCCGGTTGAggacaggcagctgcccagcactatgatccagcgccgggtatcattacatgtgacagagagagggagggagacagggagggagacaaggagggagacagggagggagacagggagggagacagtgagagagggagacagggagggagacagggagggagacagagagagagacagggagagggagggagacagggagagagacagggagagggagggagacagagagagggatggagacagggagggagacagggagggagacagggagggagacaggcagctgcccagcactatgagccagcgccgggtatcattacatgtgacagagagagggagggagacagggagggagacagggagagagggagggagggagacagggagagggagacagggagggagacagggagggagacagggagagagggagggagggagacagggagagggagacagggagggagacagggagggagacagggagagagagagggagggagacagggagggagacagggagggagagagggagggagacagggagggagacagggagagagacagggagggagagagacaggcagccccccagcactatgagccagcgccgggtatcattacatgtgacagagagagggagggagacagggagggagacagggagggagacagggagggagacagggagggagacaggcagctgcccagcactatgagcctgcgccgggtatcattacatgtgaaagagatagggagggagacagggagggagacagggatggagaaagagagggagacagggagggagacagggagggagacagggagggagacaggcagctgcccagcactatgagccagcgccgggtatcattacatgtgaaagagagagggagggagacagggagggagacagggagggagacagggagagggagggagacagggagggagacagggagggagacaggcagctgcccagcactatgagcctgcgccgggtatcattacatgtgaaagagatagggagggagacagggagggagacagggatggagaaagggagggagacagggagggagacagggagggagacaggcagctgcccagcactatgagccagcgccgggtatcattacatgtgacagagagagggagggagacagggagggagacagggagggagacaggcagctgcccagcactatgagccagcgccgggtatcattacatgtgacagagagagggagggagacagggagggagacagggagagagggagggagggagacagggagagggagacagggagggagacagggagggagacagggagagagggagggagggagacagggagagggagacagggagggagacagggagggagacagggagagagagagggagggagacagggagggagacagggagggagagaggga
Coding sequences within:
- the LOC142469928 gene encoding epidermal differentiation-specific protein-like gives rise to the protein MNRIELFDDVNLQGKTGAISLRESTPDLTVQSFMKRASSLRITGDPWIVFTEINYGGDFEMYEEGKHAVIPEFNNKIASVKVIRGGLSTPKINLYVDKDYKGAMTTLLDTQPIISTSGMDNKISSHKVESGAWILYDKEHYQGKMMAAVAGDNVPNYATIQWDDKLKSLKPFTS